From Terriglobales bacterium:
GAACCTCGCGGAAGCTGTGGTCAGCGTGGCCGCTGGCCTCTTGGCAGGGAGCATCGCGCTCATCGGCTTCGGGCTGGATTCGGTGATTGAGAGCTTTTCCGGCGCGGTGATGTTGTGGCGGCTGCGCGCGGAACAGCGCGACGGCGAACGCGAGCGCCTGGAGCGCCGCGCATTGCGACTCGTCGGCCTGAGCTTGTTCGCGCTGGCGGCTTACGTGGCCTTCGACGCGGCGCGCTCGCTGTGGCAACGGGAAGCGCCGGAGCAAAGCTATGTGGGGATGGCGATTGCGGTGCTTTCGCTCATCGTGATGCCGCTGCTGGCGCGCGCCAAGCGCCGCGTGGCCGCGCGACTGGGCAGCGCCGCCATGCACGCCGACTCGCGCCAGACCGACATCTGCGCCTATCTCTCCGCCATCCTGCTCGCGGGCTTGGCGCTGAACGCCGCCCTAGGCTGGTGGTGGGCCGACCCCGTGGCCGCCCTCGCCATGGTTCCGCTCATCGCCTATGAGGGTTCGGAAGCGGTGCGCGGCAAGACCTGCTGCGACACAGTGTGCGCATGAAGAAGCGGCGACCTAAACGATCTCAACCTGGGCGGCGCGCCCG
This genomic window contains:
- a CDS encoding cation transporter: MTATSFPAVDVERQALLRRGLRLEWLTVGWNLAEAVVSVAAGLLAGSIALIGFGLDSVIESFSGAVMLWRLRAEQRDGERERLERRALRLVGLSLFALAAYVAFDAARSLWQREAPEQSYVGMAIAVLSLIVMPLLARAKRRVAARLGSAAMHADSRQTDICAYLSAILLAGLALNAALGWWWADPVAALAMVPLIAYEGSEAVRGKTCCDTVCA